A window from Ignavibacteriota bacterium encodes these proteins:
- a CDS encoding 6-carboxytetrahydropterin synthase, with product MIYVSRREVFSTSHRLHNANLSDEENFELFGKCNNPNGHGHNYVLEVIVAGEIDEKSGYVIDLKKLKKIIIENIIRKVDHKHLNFDVDFMKGINPTTENFAKKIWDELVDKIPNGKLYSIKLHETENNYVEYKGK from the coding sequence ATGATTTACGTTTCAAGAAGAGAAGTATTTAGCACATCACACAGACTTCATAATGCAAATTTAAGCGATGAAGAAAATTTTGAATTATTCGGAAAATGTAATAATCCAAATGGACACGGACACAATTATGTTTTAGAAGTTATAGTTGCCGGTGAAATTGATGAAAAATCCGGTTATGTAATTGACTTAAAAAAATTGAAAAAAATTATAATTGAAAACATCATCAGAAAAGTTGATCACAAACATTTAAATTTTGATGTTGATTTTATGAAAGGTATAAATCCCACAACGGAAAATTTTGCAAAAAAAATTTGGGATGAACTTGTTGATAAAATTCCGAATGGAAAATTGTACTCAATAAAATTACATGAGACAGAAAATAATTATGTAGAATATAAAGGAAAGTGA
- the folE gene encoding GTP cyclohydrolase I FolE, whose amino-acid sequence MNQNKVEKNIYSLLEEIGENPEREGLKRTPERVAKAYQYLTSGYTKDIEKVLNGAIFSEKYDEMVIVKDIDFFSMCEHHLLPFYGKVHVAYIPNGKIVGLSKIPRIVEVFARRLQVQERMTQEIANTINHYLKPIGVAVVAEAYHMCMMMRGVEKQNSYTVTSAMVGGFKNDARTREEFLDLISHKRI is encoded by the coding sequence TTGAATCAAAATAAAGTTGAAAAAAATATATATTCCTTATTAGAGGAAATTGGTGAAAATCCCGAAAGAGAAGGTTTAAAAAGAACTCCGGAAAGAGTTGCAAAAGCTTACCAGTATTTAACTTCCGGTTATACTAAGGATATTGAAAAAGTTTTAAACGGTGCAATTTTTTCGGAAAAATATGATGAAATGGTAATTGTTAAAGATATAGATTTTTTCAGTATGTGCGAACATCATCTTTTGCCTTTTTACGGAAAAGTTCACGTTGCTTACATTCCAAATGGAAAAATTGTTGGACTTAGTAAAATTCCAAGAATAGTTGAAGTTTTTGCTCGAAGATTGCAAGTTCAAGAGAGAATGACGCAAGAAATTGCAAATACAATTAATCATTATCTGAAACCGATTGGTGTTGCTGTTGTTGCCGAAGCATACCATATGTGTATGATGATGCGTGGAGTTGAAAAACAAAATTCATATACAGTTACAAGTGCAATGGTTGGCGGTTTTAAAAATGATGCAAGAACAAGAGAGGAATTTTTAGATTTGATTTCCCATAAAAGGATTTAA
- a CDS encoding SDR family NAD(P)-dependent oxidoreductase, whose product MGKQNAVWITGASSGIGKELAKKFSESNFNVIASARRIEQIEKINGEKKSSAKIIPLQNDISDFTDLSEKIINLKNEFNINCLINNAGITSFKPFVENSIEEIENIINVNLLGAIYSTKLVLPEMIENKSGTIINILSVAAKTVFTKSSVYAASKAGLDYFSKVLREEVRNHNIKIINIFPGATSTEIWPSNVLIKYSDKMMNPENLAELIFNLVNTDKNLVAEEIVVRPITGDL is encoded by the coding sequence GTGGGAAAACAAAACGCAGTTTGGATTACCGGCGCAAGTTCTGGAATTGGTAAAGAATTAGCAAAAAAATTTTCCGAATCAAATTTTAATGTTATTGCTTCTGCAAGAAGAATTGAACAAATTGAAAAAATAAATGGCGAAAAAAAATCTTCTGCAAAAATAATTCCACTTCAAAATGATATTTCAGACTTTACAGATTTATCTGAAAAAATTATTAATCTGAAAAATGAGTTTAACATCAATTGCTTAATAAATAATGCCGGAATAACATCATTCAAACCGTTTGTTGAAAATTCCATTGAAGAAATTGAAAACATTATAAATGTAAATTTGCTTGGTGCAATTTATTCTACGAAATTAGTTTTACCGGAAATGATTGAGAATAAATCCGGAACAATAATAAATATTTTATCAGTTGCCGCAAAAACAGTTTTTACAAAAAGCAGTGTTTATGCAGCTTCAAAAGCTGGTTTGGATTATTTTTCCAAAGTTTTGCGAGAAGAAGTTAGAAATCATAACATTAAAATTATTAATATTTTCCCAGGAGCTACTTCAACAGAAATTTGGCCTTCTAATGTTTTAATAAAATATTCCGATAAAATGATGAATCCCGAAAATCTTGCCGAATTAATTTTCAATTTAGTAAATACCGATAAAAATTTAGTTGCTGAAGAAATTGTTGTTAGACCAATAACTGGAGATTTATAA
- a CDS encoding SDR family NAD(P)-dependent oxidoreductase gives MKRKTAIVTGASKGIGNSISLKLAEENFNVMIFGRSEKNLISVKKEILKNNVECEYFIGDVADQNFVNISIKQILKKYKKVDILINNAGVAIFKKFSETTLEDFQTQVNTNVYGVFNFTKSVVENMINNENGTIINIVSQAGKFGFDFGSTYSATKHAVMGFSKSILLELRKFNIRVITVCPGSTDTDMIKNSPIHKNLKQFLKPKDIAEIVISAIKLPQNALISDLEIRPTNP, from the coding sequence TTGAAAAGAAAAACTGCAATTGTAACTGGTGCAAGCAAAGGAATCGGGAATTCCATTTCGCTAAAATTAGCCGAAGAAAATTTTAATGTTATGATTTTTGGAAGAAGTGAAAAAAATTTAATTTCGGTAAAAAAAGAAATTTTGAAAAATAATGTTGAGTGCGAATATTTTATTGGAGATGTTGCAGATCAAAATTTTGTTAATATTTCCATTAAACAAATATTAAAGAAATATAAAAAAGTTGATATTTTAATTAACAATGCTGGTGTAGCAATTTTCAAAAAATTTTCAGAAACAACTTTAGAAGATTTTCAAACTCAAGTTAATACAAATGTTTACGGAGTTTTCAATTTTACAAAATCAGTAGTTGAAAATATGATAAACAACGAAAATGGAACTATTATTAACATTGTTTCGCAAGCTGGTAAATTTGGATTTGATTTTGGCTCAACTTATTCTGCAACAAAGCACGCAGTTATGGGTTTTTCAAAATCCATTTTATTGGAATTGCGAAAATTTAATATTCGAGTAATTACTGTTTGTCCCGGTTCTACTGATACTGATATGATAAAAAATTCGCCAATCCATAAAAATTTAAAGCAATTTCTAAAACCAAAAGATATTGCAGAAATTGTGATATCCGCAATAAAACTTCCGCAAAATGCATTAATTAGCGATTTGGAAATTCGTCCTACAAATCCTTAA